TTAAATTCTAACGGTATAAAAGCAACATGGCAAAGAGTAGAGATACTCAAAGTTTTGCAGTCTTCAAACGAATGTCTGAGCGCCAGCCAGATTCATCAAAAGCTCTCAGCCAAAAATATAAATATTGATCTTGCAACAGTCTACAGAGTACTCGAACTTTTCGACAAAAAAGGAATTACTCAAAAGTCTGTCATAAACAGAAAAAGCTTTTTTGAACTTAAAAAATATGAACACTGTCATTATTTTGTCTGTATAAAATGTCAACAAAAAACCAATATTGTTGACTGTAAGATAGACCTGATAAAAGAAGAATTAAGAAAAAGAAACTTTAAGGTTCTGTCACACAATTTAGAGGTATATGGAATTTGCAACAAATGCTGTGGAGGTGATTAGAAGATGAAAAAATGGATACACTTTCTGGTTTTAATAACAATTATGTTTTCCTTTTTGCTCGGTGGTTGCAGCCTGCAAAGCAAATCCACAAATACTGTATACACTACCATCTACCCTGTGTATTCACTCACAAAACTCATAGCAAAGGATAAAATCAAAGTTGAGAAAATAGTGAAAGATGGTGCGGAAATTCACTCATTTGAACCATCTTCACGTGATATTGCCAAGCTCACATCATCAAAAGCAGTTATCTATCTGGGGCTTGTTGATGAATGGGTAAAAAAGCCCCTTGAGGGCACCAAAACAAAAATTTTCAAAGCATCTGATGGTATAGTATTCCAAAACAGTGACCCACATATATGGACATCGCCAGAGCTTTTAAAAAAGATGGCAAAAAACATTAAAGATGCATTGACAAGGATAGACCCAAAAAACAGACAGTACTATGAAACCAACTATAATTTTGTTATTTCAAAATTGGATGAGCTTGATAAAAAATTTCAAGATGTTGTCAGCAGGGCAAAGAGAAAAGAGTTTTTGATATCCCACCCGGCATTCGGAT
The Caldicellulosiruptor morganii DNA segment above includes these coding regions:
- a CDS encoding metal ABC transporter substrate-binding protein, coding for MKKWIHFLVLITIMFSFLLGGCSLQSKSTNTVYTTIYPVYSLTKLIAKDKIKVEKIVKDGAEIHSFEPSSRDIAKLTSSKAVIYLGLVDEWVKKPLEGTKTKIFKASDGIVFQNSDPHIWTSPELLKKMAKNIKDALTRIDPKNRQYYETNYNFVISKLDELDKKFQDVVSRAKRKEFLISHPAFGYLAKQYGLLQYSITGVNEEEEPSAAKMKEIIKLIRKKNIKYILVDPNENLPAVKSLAKDTGVKITYVYGMGIVSKEQSERETILSLMEKNLKAFEIVLNN
- a CDS encoding Fur family transcriptional regulator, whose translation is MQTSNIKELLNSNGIKATWQRVEILKVLQSSNECLSASQIHQKLSAKNINIDLATVYRVLELFDKKGITQKSVINRKSFFELKKYEHCHYFVCIKCQQKTNIVDCKIDLIKEELRKRNFKVLSHNLEVYGICNKCCGGD